Within Alphaproteobacteria bacterium, the genomic segment TCTGTAACCACTCTGGCCGTTAAAAATGTTTTGGAATGATCACATTTTTTTTGCCAATCTGAAGGTAAACATTCTGGTTTATTAAAGTACAGGTCAAATAAATCTTTAACAACAACTTTCGCTTTGGTACTCATACGATTTACCTTATAATGTCTATACATATGATTAAATAAAAATCTTTTTAAAAGTATTTGATTTTCATTCATTTCTTCAGAAAAATTAATTAAAGATATCTTAGCATTCCTAATATCACTAATTGATAAAGGATTTAGTTGGCTTAATCTATATTTACTTTCATCAATTAAATCTGTCACCATAAGATGAATAAGACGACGAATTAATTCATGAATAAAACGGGCACGTTCGAGATTAGGGTATGTTTTTATAATTTCATCTAATACTTTAGCAATCCAAGGCACTTGATATAAATCTTGGATATCAAATAACCCTGCCCTTAACCCATCATCAAGATCATGATTATTATAGGCTATATCATCAGCTAAAGCAGCAATCTGAGCTTCTAAACTTGGCCATGTATCCAATTCTAGATCTTGTTTTTCTTGGGAATATGCAATGACACTTTTAAAACTTGTATCTGTATAATAAAGAGATAGATTTTTTTGTTCAGTTATTATTGGACCATTATGCTTAACGATACCTTCTAATGTTTCCCAAGTTAAATTTAAGCCATCAAATTCTGCATATTTTTGTTCAAGTTCTGTCACAATACGGAACGTTTGAACATTATGATTAAATCCATCATAAGGTTGCATAACTTCAGCCAACGCTTCTTCCCCTGCATGACCAAAGGGTGAATGGCCAAAATCATGAGCCAAAGCCAATGCTTCTGCTAAATCTTGATTTAAATTTAAAATTTGGCTTATGGTACGCGCAATTTGTGCTACTTCCAAACTATGTGTTAACCTTGTTCGATAATAATCGCCTTCATGATACACAAAAACTTGGGTTTTATACTGAAGACGTCTAAAAGCACCACTATGTATAATACGATCACGGTCCCTTTGGAAAACAGATCGAAAAGAACTTTCGGATTCAGAATATAAGCGACCACGACTATGGTCAGCAAAAGAAGCATAAGATACTAAATTATACACATAAAATACCTTTTAAAATCCATTTCATCGTTTTATTGATTAATTTTCTATATCTTACAAGTATTTGATGATATTTTAATCAAAATAATTTTGACTTTCCTTTATAAAATACTACATACAATATATACCCTTTAGGATTAACCCTAATTTGTTGAATAGAATAATATGGCAATAACTCAACCGAATTTAACAGATTCTTTGACCTTGACACCTGAAGCAAAGGCGCGTCTTTTACTAATGTTACGTCAAGAAATGGATCATAAAGCAAAATTCAGAATCAGCATAACTGGCGGTGGATGTTCTGGGTTCCAATATAATTTTAGTTTTGATTCTGAAGAACATGAAGATGATCTCATTATCAATTTTAATGATGTATCTCTTATTGTCGATCAAACATCATTTGAATTAATTAAAGGTTGTGAAATAGATTTTGTTGAAAATCTTTCCAGTAGTTCCTTTAAAATTAAGAATCCCAATGCTGCCACATCATGTGGATGTGGACATTCCTTTTCTTTGTAAATTAAAAATGACAGAAGTTAAAATAGTAAGTTGGAATGTCAATTCCATCAAAATGCGTTTAATAAATGTTTTAAACTGGCTTCAAAAAAACCCTTGCGATGTCGTTCTTTTGCAAGAAATTAAAACTATAGATGAAAAATTTCCTTTTAGTGAATTCGAAGATCTTGGATATAATATAAAAGTCGTGGGCCAGAAAAGTTATAATGGCGTTTGTATTTTATCCCGCCACCCCATGACAATTGAACAAACAAAATTACCTGGATCTGATCATGATGAACAGGCACGCTATTTAGAAGCTTTAATTGAACCTAAAAATTATTCACCCTTCCGGGTTGCTTCTTTATACGCGCCAAATGGCAATCCTGTTCATAGCGAAAAATTTCCCTATAAAATAACCTGGATGGATCGTTTAATTGTTCATGCAAAAACCCTTCTTTCCTATGAAGAAATTCTAGTTTTAGCTGGTGATTATAATATTATACCTGATGATTGTGATGTTTATGATCCTGTTGCTTGGGCCGACGATGCACTCTTCTGTAAAGAAAGCAAAAATAAGTTTTATGAATTATGTCATCTTGGTTTAACAGATGCCTTACGTTTATTTCATCAAACTGGCATTCATTATAGCTTTTGGGATTATACAGGTGGACATTGGCAAAAAAATGAAGGATTAAGAATAGATCATATGCTTTTATCCCCTTTAGCCACAGATCGTGTTACATCATGTTTTATAGATAAAGAACCACGTGGTTGGGATAAACCATCTGATCATGCTCCCATATGGTGTACACTTAACCTTGCTTAATTATTATTTAAAAGTTTAATGATGAAAATTATTGCTCTTATTGTTGCAGCTGGAACGAGCCAACGTTTTGGGACAAAAATTCCTAAACAATATTCGCTTTTAAACCATAAAAATTTATTGCGTTATAGTGTTGAAACAATGATGACCCATCCTTTAATTGATACAGTTAAGATCGTTATTCATCCTGATCATCAAGATTTATATAAAAAAGCTGTTAAAGGATTAGAGCTTCCCCCACCTATTCTTGGGGGCCACACACGACAAGAATCTGTTTTTAATGGATTAAAAGAAATTGATCCTTCATCTTGTCATTATGTTTTAATTCATGATGCAGCAAGACCATTTATTGATCATCAATTAATTACAGATTTAATTGAAGAAGTTCAAAAAAATAAAGCTGTTATTCCGCTTATACCAGCAACAGATACGCTTAAAAAAATAGAGTCTAATGGGATTATTGATCAAACATTAGACCGAAATTTAATTGGATGCGCCCAAACCCCCCAAGCATTTGAGTATAGAATAATTTTAGAAGCCCATAAGAAAGCATGCCATCTTTCTTTAACTGATGATGCATCCATTGCAGAAGCCGCAAATATCAAAGTTTATACAATTCCTGGTAGAGAGGAAAATTTCAAAGTGACAACATTAAGCGATTTTAAACGTGCTGAAGCAGTCATAAATCATTCTTATGAATATCGTACAGGCCAAGGTTTTGATGTTCATCGTTTTATGCCAGGTGATTTTATTACATTATGTGGCGTCCAGATTCCTTATCATCAAAAACTTGAAGGACATTCTGATGCCGATGTTGGACTACATGCTTTAACCGATGCTTTACTCGCAACCTTAAGTGCCGGCGATATTGGTCACCATTTCCCCCCAAGTGATCCCCAGTGGAAAGGCGCAGATTCAACCATTTTCTTAAAACATGCATCCCAACTTATTTATGAAAAACAAGGCCACATTATCCATATTGATATAACTATTATAGCTGAAGCACCAAAAGTTGGACCCCATCGCCTGACTATGGTTAATAGATTAGCGGATCTCCTACAGCTTTCGACAGATAGAATAAGTATTAAAGCAACCACAACCGAAGGACTGGGTTTTACGGGTAGAAAAGAGGGTATTGCCGCTCAAGCAATAGCTACAGTAAAATTACCTGTCATTCCATAAATATACTAATATGCTATCAATCAAGCTTTTAAAAAAAACAGCTGAACTTTTGTCTTTATGCCAATACAAAAAAATCAAAATTGCGACAGCTGAAAGCTGTACAGGTGGCCTACTTGCAGCCCACTTAACAGAAATAGCGGGTGCTTCTTCTGTATTTATACATGGTTTTATTACTTATTCAAATGAAGCTAAAATTAACTTTTTAGATGTTCCTGCTGTCCTACTTAAAAAATATGGCGCTGTAAGTCAACAAGCCGCTTATGCTATGGCTCACGGGTGTATAAAAAAAACCCAGACCGATTTAGTCATTTCAGTTACAGGTATTGCAGGTCCAGATGGTGGTTCAGACCAAAAACCCATTGGTACAGTTTACTTTTGTGGACTTAATTCTATCAATTATAGCATTGAAAAACACTATATATTTAAAGGTAACCGCACCGATATAAGATTAAATGCTGTCAAAGAAGCGCTTGAAATTTTATACAATTTAGCAAAATAAGAGATTAATTATTTTCCATAAAGATGATGTGCTCTATTTTCAAAAGCAGAAACCATTTTTTTTACGGCTTCATCAAATAACAAACCCATTAATTTTTCTAAAATTAATGATTTAAATTTAAATTCAACAAAAAAATCAATTTCTGTCTCATTGACATTATGATTTTTAAATATCCAATAATTATGTAAATATTGAAATGGACCATTAATATAGCTTACTTCAATTTTTAGATTATCATGATCATAGTTTACATGACTGGTAAATTTTTCACGAAACATACGGAATCCAATCACAAGATCAGCAATAATTTTGTTATTTGTTTTTTCACGTATAATAGCAGCCAAACACCAAGGTAAAAATTCAGGATAACGTTCTATATCTAAAACAAGATTAAAAAGCTGTTCTGGTTTATAGGGTAAAAAACGACTTTCTTGGTGGCGATGCATAATATATTCAAAATTTGTAACTAGTTTAGTTTGCCAAGAATTTTTCTAATTTTGCTTGTTTAAGTTTTAAAAAATCTTCTCCAGCATGATGAGATGATCTCGTTAAAGGAGACGCAGATACCATTAAAAAACCCTTACCATATGCCATTTGCTGATAGCTTAAAAATTCATCAG encodes:
- a CDS encoding bifunctional 2-C-methyl-D-erythritol 4-phosphate cytidylyltransferase/2-C-methyl-D-erythritol 2,4-cyclodiphosphate synthase produces the protein MMKIIALIVAAGTSQRFGTKIPKQYSLLNHKNLLRYSVETMMTHPLIDTVKIVIHPDHQDLYKKAVKGLELPPPILGGHTRQESVFNGLKEIDPSSCHYVLIHDAARPFIDHQLITDLIEEVQKNKAVIPLIPATDTLKKIESNGIIDQTLDRNLIGCAQTPQAFEYRIILEAHKKACHLSLTDDASIAEAANIKVYTIPGREENFKVTTLSDFKRAEAVINHSYEYRTGQGFDVHRFMPGDFITLCGVQIPYHQKLEGHSDADVGLHALTDALLATLSAGDIGHHFPPSDPQWKGADSTIFLKHASQLIYEKQGHIIHIDITIIAEAPKVGPHRLTMVNRLADLLQLSTDRISIKATTTEGLGFTGRKEGIAAQAIATVKLPVIP
- a CDS encoding type II toxin-antitoxin system RatA family toxin yields the protein MHRHQESRFLPYKPEQLFNLVLDIERYPEFLPWCLAAIIREKTNNKIIADLVIGFRMFREKFTSHVNYDHDNLKIEVSYINGPFQYLHNYWIFKNHNVNETEIDFFVEFKFKSLILEKLMGLLFDEAVKKMVSAFENRAHHLYGK
- the xth gene encoding exodeoxyribonuclease III yields the protein MTEVKIVSWNVNSIKMRLINVLNWLQKNPCDVVLLQEIKTIDEKFPFSEFEDLGYNIKVVGQKSYNGVCILSRHPMTIEQTKLPGSDHDEQARYLEALIEPKNYSPFRVASLYAPNGNPVHSEKFPYKITWMDRLIVHAKTLLSYEEILVLAGDYNIIPDDCDVYDPVAWADDALFCKESKNKFYELCHLGLTDALRLFHQTGIHYSFWDYTGGHWQKNEGLRIDHMLLSPLATDRVTSCFIDKEPRGWDKPSDHAPIWCTLNLA
- a CDS encoding CinA family protein; this encodes MLSIKLLKKTAELLSLCQYKKIKIATAESCTGGLLAAHLTEIAGASSVFIHGFITYSNEAKINFLDVPAVLLKKYGAVSQQAAYAMAHGCIKKTQTDLVISVTGIAGPDGGSDQKPIGTVYFCGLNSINYSIEKHYIFKGNRTDIRLNAVKEALEILYNLAK
- a CDS encoding deoxyguanosinetriphosphate triphosphohydrolase, whose translation is MYNLVSYASFADHSRGRLYSESESSFRSVFQRDRDRIIHSGAFRRLQYKTQVFVYHEGDYYRTRLTHSLEVAQIARTISQILNLNQDLAEALALAHDFGHSPFGHAGEEALAEVMQPYDGFNHNVQTFRIVTELEQKYAEFDGLNLTWETLEGIVKHNGPIITEQKNLSLYYTDTSFKSVIAYSQEKQDLELDTWPSLEAQIAALADDIAYNNHDLDDGLRAGLFDIQDLYQVPWIAKVLDEIIKTYPNLERARFIHELIRRLIHLMVTDLIDESKYRLSQLNPLSISDIRNAKISLINFSEEMNENQILLKRFLFNHMYRHYKVNRMSTKAKVVVKDLFDLYFNKPECLPSDWQKKCDHSKTFLTARVVTDYIAGMTDRYALKEHQRFFDLYS
- the erpA gene encoding iron-sulfur cluster insertion protein ErpA yields the protein MAITQPNLTDSLTLTPEAKARLLLMLRQEMDHKAKFRISITGGGCSGFQYNFSFDSEEHEDDLIINFNDVSLIVDQTSFELIKGCEIDFVENLSSSSFKIKNPNAATSCGCGHSFSL